Proteins co-encoded in one Setaria viridis chromosome 9, Setaria_viridis_v4.0, whole genome shotgun sequence genomic window:
- the LOC117838529 gene encoding protein SWOLLEN 1 isoform X1, translating to MDHDDTDFQSQNFQLAGEDNNRFPSGLRPFALPKLDIEDQLQGHLRFDNLIDSEVFFSVQGHESNWIEVLSTGSTVVDFSSSAAESCSISKTNNVWSEATSTESVEMLLKSVGENETTGNMDSNAHLQLSGMDSQTDPSNVHPKSMNSPTDSTVVPAKKDQSQSTDSRMTDDPDRSQSIHSRMAADPSNTEPQIEHFAPFLMNKETEQAAGSVAEKCIASEKLSSSNNTSGSCPGVGNYFEAVHHDHSLDKLSVPSAEVDSRNLNNEPFTELAPLQNIYVNDSYHFEQDDKESEVDVTQDSKICHINESKVEGGLPELQSLSCAGQSLGAVNLSSQVSSETLLSESSDGLLEAITNPVKLHRSDTTCNRVDNTLQPSFSPVQHGTEGLNTSIDRSNELNANEFGIGSNSALSHLSEADSRNSNPHLVSSLSPKSKVADTTGVPEETKNAGASSTNISCTGDESKLGVLEHHQDSVDNLKSGAMEEKTNGEEIPAVSGTIEQTVENDHEENATGATGTSKDKVNSSDSIAPENFPADTFNASEDPNIPSINHETFKERDTPALVEEPENMHLDLSTSGPQEKMSAPAISSSSGITSTTVTDTFGTSEDKNGCSLDVSVDDSSALPDEKDLKVSTMNHEGPFKEGAKSALEDEDHNVTPGSEPGGMSAVPEDSNIDVYSSTVSATEKEEYKKASSLGGLTTEETQDKSGNHPDASSQKCQTDRSSIQCEHHIDQATPPSLGISTGKVVEKIVETPLNTSDDLNAHVQDTVLNHGTDHSPGTVPSQGKVGSSILEPGNGTEICTGTTCGSPSGAEPSLQGGGQGSNALLPNTLDGQSGDPKDCEASADAAQSSKQCSTRNVGCAPDSQETNPAGGDRSFSFEVGAPPNVSEKAHSPVWSPFPRYKASQSTEITSENLQPGSPGSSLKITTENPQPGSSLKSKKTSIVKSGKEQLSERKVAESAGGPSDNSNIGSSTKNKSSPPAQSQHHPTPECSVSYADLVNLPFTDPQHLQLRAQIFVYGALIQGTPPGEAYMMAAFGEPGGGKPTWEAAWRAAVVRFQYQKSISTGLETPTSSRIGNSVPEKGNKGTAVRTAPASKKGGKTVVPAHSSVTLQSPTFNVPLGSSTFNLQRGTHLDFSQAVSPFTYNSHMRQPSPGVAPWYPQSPGPRPAPWLIPSQNLIFDSSVQPTVPTNETAKGASSKNISISHAVSPGLVVPSPAPSIVSSPTAVLNDEKQKAPASSSKHETASRKPRKRKKASASLEQQPVIASPQLKTDMMLTPETKHTEGFTLSTHPPSNALGSRVVPNTSQIPSVANYQITGGMDSEQRIIFSEQICGTIEQSTGQAKGASMHSMEAVRHKEGIWSHLSTISISNLPREVEEKLTSAAAAAEAAVSVAKAAAEAAKMASEAALQAKMMAEEALNSSSSLKSVHHEASEFYVSSNPPSLSSSTPASSLKLKNTHAPGSIISVAREAARKRVEEASAAAKRAENLDAILKAAELTAEAVFRAGTIIGMGEPLPFTLRELLEAGPDGYWKSERVRNKTGSSNVNPVTETLEVYAPANLSKPGRKRGRKPKYDQAQLNLEPSSSGKELQLEEIHSGHGVEDVPTAVPLDGNRNDTAPISIIWNGIEKGSAVEVLSDKGGFGVAWFSAKVVDINENNAFVSYDNHNGTGPREEWVPLRQDGDKPPQIRLAHPSTFSKFKTRKRRRETAGSCLWVIGDHVDAWVKDSSWREGVIAQNYEANETKYVVHFSVGGGGESLVVDGWSLRPSRVWKDGQWTEWSRARERKSKSNKGDSPLEKRQRTDLLQAGGDLSIVGEAGGPSKDKNTNAKKPEELKPLPLSQRDMVFNIGKSVAENKSDALAFKRPGLQKEGSKVVYGVPKHGKKKKFMEVSKHYDAGQSDKISEGNASSRLAKHSMPQLPRPRENTSKVDHNRGRRVGEMRSRLPKPTKSQNVAANSVPDKGSLPISVPNPGVSERTSTFAGSTTSTSNTEKPTIEKNNSVLGTGLRTEVPSVSEMQAASNVPTSKQNVPVNNRAKRKYVPTVGNVNRGVPRTSERTSSDSGEPQRTSSDSAEPRRSNRRIQPTSRLLEGLQSSLIISKVPSEKAPRSNYRSASSRGRGHG from the exons ATGGATCATGACGATACTGATTTTCAGAGTCAAAATTTTCAACTAGCTGGCGAAGACAATAACAGGTTCCCTTCAGGTTTGCGACCATTTGCTCTGCCAAAACTTGATATTGAGGATCAACTACAAGGTCATCTTCGATTTGATAATTTGATAGATTCAGAAGTGTTTTTCAGCGTGCAAGGGCACGAGAGTAATTGGATTGAGGTTTTGTCCACTGGAAGCACTGTTGTTGATTTTAGTTCTAGTGCTGCGGAATCTTGCTCCATATCGAAAACTAATAATGTCTGGTCAGAGGCAACATCCACTGAATCTGTGGAAATGTTATTGAAATCAGTAGGAGAAAATGAGACAACTGGTAATATGGACAGTAATGCACACCTTCAGTTAAGTGGTATGGACAGTCAGACTGATCCATCGAACGTGCATCCTAAATCCATGAACTCTCCGACAGATAGTACTGTAGTGCCAGCTAAGAAAGATCAGTCTCAGAGCACCGATTCTAGAATGACTGATGATCCTGATCGTTCTCAGAGCATTCATTCTAGAATGGCCGCTGACCCTTCAAACACTGAGCCTCAGATTGAGCATTTTGCTCCTTTCTTGATGAACAAGGAAACTGAGCAGGCAGCAGGTTCTGTTGCTGAGAAGTGCATTGCAAGTGAGAAGTTGTCCTCTTCAAACAACACATCAGGAAGCTGTCCAGGTGTTGGCAACTATTTTGAAGCAGTTCATCATGACCATTCTCTGGACAAACTCAGTGTACCCTCTGCCGAAGTAGATTCTAGAAACTTGAATAATGAACCTTTCACAGAGTTGGCTCCCCTTCAGAACATATATGTCAATGACTCATATCACTTTGAACAAGATGATAAAGAATCAGAGGTTGATGTTACTCAGGATTCAAAGATTTGTCATATTAATGAAAGTAAAGTTGAAGGAGGACTACCTGAACTGCAAAGTTTGTCATGCGCTGGTCAGTCTTTGGGGGCTGTGAACTTGTCCAGTCAAGTTAGCAGTGAAACTCTATTGTCAGAAAGTTCTGATGGATTGCTAGAGGCCATTACAAATCCAGTTAAGCTGCACAGGAGTGATACTACTTGCAATAGAGTCGACAACACCCTTCAACCATCTTTTTCCCCAGTGCAACATGGAACTGAAGGTCTGAATACTTCAATTGACAGGAGCAATGAACTCAACGCCAACGAGTTTGGCATTGGTTCAAATTCTGCTCTATCTCACCTATCTGAGGCAGACTCACGGAATTCTAATCCTCATCTTGTCAGTTCTCTGTCTCCCAAAAGTAAGGTCGCTGATACCACTGGTGTTCCTGAAGAAACAAAGAATGCTGGAGCCAGTAGTACGAACATCAGCTGTACTGGTGATGAATCAAAACTTGGAGTGTTGGAGCACCATCAAGATTCTGTTGATAACCTAAAAAGTGGTGCCATGGAAGAAAAGACAAATGGGGAGGAAATACCTGCAGTTTCAGGAACTATTGAGCAAACGGTGGAAAATGACCATGAAGAAAATGCTACCGGTGCTACAGGTACATCAAAGGATAAGGTTAACTCTTCTGACAGTATTGCACCTGAAAACTTTCCAGCTGACACTTTCAATGCTTCAGAGGATCCAAACATTCCCTCGATAAATCATGAGACATTCAAGGAACGTGACACTCCTGCTTTAGTAGAGGAGCCTGAAAACATGCATTTGGACCTCTCTACTTCTGGGCCTCAAGAGAAAATGTCAGCTCCAGCGATCAGTTCAAGCAGTGGTATCACTTCTACCACTGTTACCGACACTTTCGGTACATCAGAGGATAAAAATGGCTGTTCACTAGATGTTTCTGTTGATGATTCTTCTGCTTTACCAGATGAGAAGGACTTGAAAGTGTCCACTATGAATCATGAGGGCCCATTCAAAGAAGGTGCTAAATCTGCTTTAGAAGATGAAGACCACAATGTTACTCCTGGCTCTGAACCAGGTGGGATGTCAGCTGTGCCTGAGGACTCAAACATTGACGTTTATAGTAGTACTGTTTCTGCTACAGAAAAGGAGGAATACAAGAAGGCTAGTTCTTTGGGTGGTTTGACCACAGAAGAAACTCAGGATAAATCAG GTAACCATCCAGATGCTTCTTCACAGAAATGCCAGACTGATAGATCTTCGATACAATGTGAACATCACATAGATCAAGCTACACCACCCTCATTAGGCATCTCAACTGGCAAAGTTGTTGAAAAGATTGTAGAAACTCCACTAAATACAAGCGACGATTTGAATGCACATGTGCAAG atACAGTGTTAAATCATGGTACAGATCATAGTCCTGGTACTGTTCCATCCCAAGGCAAGGTAGGCTCAAGCATACTCGAACCTGGCAATGGTACTGAAATCTGCACCGGTACTACATGTGGCTCCCCTTCAGGCGCTGAACCCTCTCTACAAGGTGGTGGACAGGGCAGCAATGCATTACTTCCTAATACACTTGATGGACAATCTGGGGATCCAAAAGATTGTGAAGCCTCAGCTGATGCTGCTCAAAGCTCAAAACAATGTTCTACCAGAAATGTAGGATGTGCTCCTGATTCTCAGGAGACTAATCCAGCAGGAGGCGACAGAAGCTTCTCATTtgaggtgggagctccaccaaaTGTATCTGAGAAAGCTCATAGCCCTGTTTGGAGCCCTTTTCCTAGATACAAAGCTTCTCAGAGTACCgag ATAACCAGTGAAAATCTTCAACCTGGAAGTCCTGGAAGCTCATTGAAGATAACCACAGAAAATCCTCAACCTGGAAGTTCATTGAAGAGTAAGAAAACATCTATTGTAAAGTCTGGTAAAGAACAGCTGTCAGAAAGGAAAGTGGCTGAAAGTGCTGGGGGGCCCTCAGACAACTCTAATATTGGCAGTAGCACTAAGAATAAAAGTTCCCCACCAGCACAGTCACAACATCATCCAACCCCCGAGTGCTCTG TTTCCTATGCAGATTTGGTGAACCTTCCATTCACAGACCCACAGCATTTGCAGCTACGTGCACAGATATTTGTTTATGGAGCTCTTAT TCAAGGAACACCACCAGGAGAGGCTTACATGATGGCAGCTTTCGGAGAACCTG GTGGTGGTAAACCTACATGGGAGGCAGCTTGGCGAGCTGCTGTTGTAAGATTTCAGTACCAAAAATCAATTTCTACTGGTTTAGAGACCCCCACAAGTTCACGTATAGGCAA TTCTGTGCCTGAAAAAGGTAATAAGGGTACGGCAGTTAGAACTGCGCCAGCTAGCAAAAAAGGTGGCAAAACTGTGGTGCCAGCACATTCTTCTGTAACCCTGCAGTCTCCAACTTTTAATGTGCCTCTTGGTAGTTCTACGTTTAACCTGCAGCGAGGTACTCATCTGGATTTTAGCCAGGCAGTATCACCATTTACATATAATTCACACATGAGGCAGCCGTCTCCTGGTGTTGCTCCCTGGTATCCTCAGAGCCCTGGTCCACGTCCTGCTCCCTGGCTGATTCCATCACAGAACTTAATATTCGATTCATCGGTGCAACCGACTGTTCCTACCAATGAAACTGCAAAGGGGGCGTCATCCAAAAATATATCCATTTCACACGCTGTTTCGCCTGGTTTAGTTGTTCCTAGTCCAGCACCTTCTATTGTTTCTTCTCCAACAGCTGTTTTGAATGATGAAAAACAGAAGGCGCCAGCTTCTAGCTCTAAGCATGAAACTGCATCACGAAagccaagaaaaagaaagaaagcttcAGCAAGTCTAGAACAGCAGCCCGTCATTGCTTCCCCTCAGCTCAAAACAGACATGATGTTAACTCCTGAAACCAAGCACACAGAAGGATTCACCTTATCTACTCATCCTCCAAGTAATGCTTTGGGTAGTAGGGTTGTTCCTAACACAAGCCAGATCCCCTCTGTAGCTAACTACCAGATAACGGGTGGTATGGATAGTGAACAAAGAATTATCTTTTCAGAACAGATCTGCGGTACAATAGAACAATCAACTGGACAAGCCAAAGGTGCAAGTATGCACTCAATGGAGGCAGTTAGGCACAAAGAAGGCATATGGAGCCATCTATCCACAATCTCAATAAGCAATTTACCTCGAGAAGTTGAAGAGAAGCTTAcctcagctgctgctgctgctgaagcGGCAGTATCTGTTGCAAAGGCAGCTGCAGAAGCTGCCAAGATGGCATCAGAGGCTGCATTACAGGCTAAAATGATGGCAGAGGAAGCACTTAACTCTTCTTCATCTCTAAAGTCTGTGCATCATGAAGCTAGCGAATTTTATGTCAGTAGCAATCCACCTAGCTTGTCAAGTTCAACACCAGCATCATCTCTAAAACTAAAGAACACCCATGCTCCAGGTTCCATCATTTCAGTGGCACGGGAAGCTGCTAGAAAGAGGGTTGAAGAGGCATCAGCAGCGGCAAAACGAGCAGAAAACTTGGATGCCATACTGAAAGCAGCAGAGCTTACTGCGGAGGCTGTGTTCAGAGCCGGTACTATTATTGGAATGGGTGAACCACTACCTTTTACTCTAAGGGAGCTCTTGGAAGCTGGCCCGGATGGCTACTGGAAGTCCGAGAGAGTGAGGAATAAAACTGGAAGCAGTAATGTTAATCCAGTAACAGAAACCTTGGAGGTATATGCACCTGCTAATTTAAGTAAACCTGGCAGAAAGCGTGGTCGGAAACCTAAATATGATCAAGCACAACTGAATTTGGAGCCATCTTCAAGTGGCAAAGAATTGCAGCTGGAAGAAATACACTCAG GACATGGGGTTGAAGATGTTCCCACCGCTGTGCCACTGGATGGTAACCGAAATGATACAGCACCAATTAGCATTATCTGGAATGGCATTGAAAAAGGATCTGCTGTTGAG GTTTTATCTGACAAGGGTGGGTTTGGAGTAGCTTGGTTTTCTGCCAAGGTTGTTGATATAAATGAAAATAATGCGTTTGTCAGCTATGACAACCACAATG GAACTGGTCCACGCGAAGAATGGGTGCCATTGAGACAAGATGGTGATAAGCCGCCTCAAATACGTCTTGCTCATCCGTCTACCTTCTCTAAATTCAAAACCAGGAAAAGGCGCAGGGAAACAGCAGGAAGTTGTTTATGGGTTATTGGAGATCATGTAGATGCTTGGGTCAAAGATAG CAGTTGGCGAGAGGGAGTTATTGCTCAGAATTATGAGGCAAATGAGACAAAGTATGTTGTACATTTTTCAG ttggaggtggtggcgagTCGTTAGTTGTCGATGGTTGGAGTCTTCGTCCATCACGTGTTTGGAAAGATGGTCAATGGACAGAGTGGTCCCGAGCAAGAGAAAGGAAATCTAAATCCAATAAG GGTGATTCGCCTCTTGAGAAACGCCAAAGGACAGACCTGCTTCAAGCAGGCGGTGATCTATCTATTGTTGGCGAAGCAGGGGGTCCTTCGAAGGACAAGAATACCAATGCAAAAAAGCCGGAGGAGCTAAAGCCATTGCCTTTGTCTCAGAGGGACATGGTTTTCAACATTGGGAAGAGTGTAGCTGAGAATAAATCTGATGCTCTTGCATTCAAACGGCCTGGATTACAGAAAGAAGGATCGAAGGTCGTCTATGGTGTTCCAAAGCatggaaagaagaagaagtttatGGAAGTAAGCAAACATTATGATGCAGGCCAATCTGACAAGATTTCCGAGGGCAATGCATCTAGCAGGCTTGCGAAACATTCTATGCCACAATTGCCAAGACCGCGTGAAAATACTTCTAAAGTTGATCATAATAGAGGAAGGAGGGTAGGTGAGATGAGGTCTAGATTACCTAAACCTACAAAGTCTCAGAATGTTGCAGCTAACAGCGTTCCTGACAAGGGTTCCTTGCCCATATCTGTTCCAAATCCTGGTGTTTCTGAAAGGACTTCTACTTTTGCGGGAAGTACAACAAGCACTTCCAACACTGAGAAGCCCactatagaaaaaaataattctgTGCTGGGCACGGGCCTTAGAACTGAAGTTCCTTCTGTTTCTGAGATGCAAGCTGCATCTAACGTTCCTACTTCCAAGCAGAATGTACCCGTTAATAATCGAGCTAAAAGGAAATATGTTCCTACTGTGGGTAACGTGAACAGAGGTGTACCTAGAACCTCTGAAAGGACTAGTTCTGATTCTGGTGAGCCCCAAAGGACTAGTTCAGATTCTGCTGAACCCAGACGATCTAACCGGCGAATTCAACCAACTTCAAGG TTACTAGAGGGTTTGCAAAGTTCCCTCATAATCTCCAAAGTTCCTAGCGAGAAGGCTCCTAGGAGCAATTACAGAAGTGCTTCGTCGAGAG GGAGAGGTCATGGCTGA